The Nymphaea colorata isolate Beijing-Zhang1983 chromosome 5, ASM883128v2, whole genome shotgun sequence DNA segment TTTCACAAACAATTGCTACCATTAGTTGTAATGCTTAAACTATTTCTAGTCATTTCAATATATATGTCGATTGAAATAAATTGTTCTTACTCTTTAAATCtttatatcaattttttaacaaaCAATAAGCACCGCCTTCATGGTTTGTTTTAAATTATGCTCTTCCAAAAATGAATATGCATAtcttctttacattttttttattcgtTTAATAGTTTccatatttaattaaatttttgaaatctttatGGATATTGGGCTGTTTtcgtgtgagagagagagagaatcacaaATCGTTTTCTGCAATCATTTTCAATAAGAGTTGTCTTCAATGGAAAGTATGTCAACCAAATGGGTGCATTGCCGATTACACTATTGAATATTATTTGTATGCATCTTCAATCTCAGCcgcttttctctttcaaagatAACCCTACGTGTTTAAATATGTTAGTTGGAtggttaaaagtaaaaaaactgcTGTTAATAAAAAGTCATCACATGAACATTAACAGAAATTTAAATATATGGTGCAATGAAATTTATGGTTCTTAATGacaatttttaagttttagctATTGTGCGATATAATTTCTCTACCAATTACATTTACACCTCTATATCTCTTTCTTGCctttcaaatacaaaaaaagaaaaaaccataaaCAGTCCAgcaaaatagagagagaaaaaaaaatctttcttaaAGGCATCgtctttttcattaaaaatataatgGTCATCTTAGATCTCTTTAAATGTGTTCTTTCTTAACATGAAGCATGCGTTAAAATTAGGCAGTTACTATGTTTCTCAAACATTGAAGAATTAGAATATATATGCCAAAAGTTGAGTGGCATAGCCCTCGCTAACAAATGCCTCTTATACAGCTCCTGTGAAGAAAACTAACCCACAATATTTTCTTGCAGTACTGTTCTTGTTGGAGCAGACAGAAATGACTTGGTGGTTGGAGAAACTGCATGAATcgacttttattttttaaactagGAACTCCCTGCCTTTCTGCTGCAGAAATGTGTTTTATCTAACTCATTGGAGAGAAAGTTACTTGCCCCGGCGGGTCATGTGTAGTAAAGaagggaaggacattttggtaatttattaaaaactatcctccataattttttttgttttgtttttttttttccaattgcaattgtctttacaaaaagttttctttttcaatgtgaatTAAAAGTAATTTAGTCATTTAACCATACTGACACATGAAAAATTGTGCACCAGTGTGACACACACAGGCATATAGCCAGGTTCAAACTCATTGTCGCTACGATGTTACAGTCTCTCCATTTGCCGTGCAGCTAGAGTGgtcctcctcctttttttgtGTTGTACATGAATCCATTCTTTTGTTAATAAATGATGGAGTTTCCCTCTGCAGGCTTTgcaggggggggggggaattaTAGTTTTTTGGACATGATATGACATTGGTGCACTTagtcaagaaaaagaatattttattttatatagtGGTTCACAAGAAGTGAACTCATCCATATACATAAATTTTACGTTGTTTTGAGACCTTTGTCATCTTATTATGGTACATCATCATTCAACTTGAGTGTTGCATATGCCACAATTGACAATACAGAAGTAACACTCATGGGGATCGAATTGAGGATGCGTTGTCAGCGTGATATTGAGGGCTACTCCCCTCAAGACTCAATAGTTTATAAGACTCAATAGTTTATGTGATTAATGCGATTTCATTATATAGAGGCATAAGTGCGTACACACATAGGCACACGGTTTCTCATAGAGTCAAACCCACGCCATTGACTGATATGGAGCTGACTGCAACTCTCCATGAAAATGAGAGATGCAAAGATGTGTTGATGCTTACTGTTATCCCTTCAATGGAGAAGAAATAGTCGTCGCAAATAATCAACAAATCCAGTTTATTAAATGATTTTAGTTTGTGAGTGCTCTAGGGCAGGACTGGTTCATTTGATAGACGACAGATAGGGACATCCTTAAGAACTTGAACAAAAGATGCCCACTTTGGTTTGGTTGTCCTTATATCAAGGATTGACCGTAGACTTGTGCGCGCcttttttttgagttttggaaacaAATCACAAGGCAACCATTTGgaattttattgaattttttaaattttttgataataaaaattgATTATTTATCATGATGCTTAAACTTTCATCGGAAACAAAATTGGAGTGAAATGGTTGTATGTTTTcgatatttaattttttttttttcgtatgtTGGagctttttctactttttactTGTACTCTTTGGATTGAAAGAAAAGGATCAAGCAACAGGAAATATAAGATAGTGTAGTAGTTTATTGTTCTTCACTTCTGTTTTTTACAGTCTATATCCGGGTTGGTAATATCGGACACTTCTTTTTATGATAAACCAATCAAAATATGAACGCAGGGCCTTTGCCTGCTTTCCAGATTTGAACATTTCACATACATAATTCTCCATCAACTTGATGGATTTAATGCTATCAGCTTCTGAATTTGTGTTATGTTcttaaacaatttatttttcaactgTTCTTTTGACTATTTGCAGTTCTCTATTCAACATATGGGTTTcatgaatgatattttttacACAAAACACCAAAATCAACACAACCAAACCATGGAGTAGTAGTTATAATCAGGAATAAGAAACTATAATGCATAAGGACATTTTTGTTCTACAATTTTACCACTACTCCATGAATGTTTAGTTCCTATGTCTCCTGCCTCCAAAACGGCATTTAAAGTGTGTCTCACTGACCGTTGAAATGGGGTTTGTGAAGAACCCGGTTTTGACAAAACGCCATTCTCAAAAGAGAGTGCATAAcccctcctccttcccttcaaattattcatgaaaaaatagtttttgtttGTTACCCATATACACAAATTAGGTTTTAAAAACTGGTCACTAAGACCAGGTTGTCACAAAATCTAGCTTTTACAAAAAGTGTCATCCAGacccaacctttttttttttcattttaaaaagcTAATTCCAATCTTACTGCTTTACATTCCCAACACCCCCTTATTTATGTCTCTGTAGTTGTTTCAAAAAAGGTGCCAACAAGAGATTACCCACCTTGCTAAAGGATTAGACTTGGCATATTAAGGCCTTCAAACTTAAGGAGATCAAAATCTCAACACTTGGAGCCTATCTTGGTATAATCTAATAGGGGTCTCCCTAACCCCAGGTTGTGCAACCCCACACACccataacaaataaaaaaaggatgCAACAAAATCTATTCTCTAGAAACTTTCCACTGTAAAACAAACCACATTTTAGAATATTGGGTTCTTTGAATCCTGAGAAGTGTGAAGATAAGCAGCAAACATCCTATTACCAGTGATTGTAAAACATTCTTCCTTAAACTTGACTTCAGTTCAACATAATTCAAGAAAAGATTCATTCGTAGTTTATACAGTGGATGCTGAAAAGGCAtccatcaaaagaaaaatacatgagATCCATGAGGTTGAACACACTGCCCTGGACCTAACCAAGTGACAAATGCCAAAACATTAATCCTTACGCTCATAGCACTTCCCTGAACATCTGCAGAGATTGCTTCTTATGATTTCAGAAACAATAAAGAAGCTAATTCATCTGTTAACAAAGAATCGCATTTGGGGCACAACAATCCCCCCATCGATGATGAATATTAGCATTGCCATATAGATGTCTGATGACATCTGCAATATGCAAGGATGCCAGTAAAAATGAGTAGGATAGTTTACAATCAGTAGGTGTCTCCAATTTTCTCTTCCATGGCCGAAAAAATAAAGCACTTATGACAGGTAAGCTTTTAATCGCCCACTTGCTGCCAATACAAAACCTGTCATTGCCTTTACAGTTAAGGTTGGGAAAATACAACGATAAAAAGGATAGATGcaatgaaaatgttgttaaCAAATATCTAATAATTAGCACAAAAATCACATGCTTAATAAAATAATTCACATATAAAAGCACGATCCACTGCTTAGAAAATAACCGAAGTACCCCCTCTTCCCTCCTATCCTCAGGGTCCAGGGATGCATTGGTGCTTGGTGAGGAGACAGCTCACCTTTTTCTTGGTGCCACATTTTGCCTATATGGCACAAGAGCCTAGCAACCCTGGGAATTGAATGGGCGATGTGTGACTGCCCAACAAGCTAACGTTATGCCCCTTGGGGCTACTAATGTACATCAATTTGAAAATAAccaaataaaaagcaaaagtaaaAAGAACGCTCATAGAAagatagagggagaggagaaGGGATGGCCAGCAGCCATCACCATAGAGAgaaagggaggctaccaaccaCAGTGAGAAGAGGAAAGTTGTTGGATGATGAGCCTCACCCACAGAAAGAAAGataattaagagagagagagagagagagattaaaggCTGCTGGTTGGCAGCCtcacaaaagagaaaagagagaccTGTGGGAGACGATCATGAGgcatgaaaaattcaaatgacTTCTGGCAGCCTTGGGCATCATTGCAGAGCTTCACCAAAGGGTGTGATTGATagaaaagagagtgagagaataGGGGAAGGGTGCAAATGATAAagagaataagagagagagagagagagaaaggagaaaagagtaACCAAAAAGgaatacatttttcaaaactcagcAAAGAGGGCTAGAGGTGTGCTTCCTCATGGTGAAGTGCATGCTTCATGCTAAGAGATGCTTCACCTTGACGCCTTAATGCAACAAAGGTACACTTTGTCTTGAGGAAGAGACTTCAAGGCATAAAACATACACTTCTAACAACACTGTTTTGGCAAGTCTTTCTTAGTCAGAGCTAAAATTTTATCCTCCCATTAGATTGACCCAGTAAAGGCAACACTGTTATGTATGTAGGTAGCACTTGTCATCACAACACAATCTACTAGGTCCTCTAGACTAGATGTTCATGTCAATGTAACTTTAGAACTTCATATGTCTAACTTCAACACCAAAGCCTTAACCTGTTCGAGGTTTCATCTTCCTCAACAAGTGTAGCAGGAAAAGTGCTTTGAAAAATATTACGACTGCAAAGGCAATCGGATTTAGAAAAATCACTATGAAGCAGAGAACTAGCTGAAAGTAGCAAAGCAAAAATAAGCATGGTAACATGCACCAAGGCTGTAagggaaaaaagatgaaatgcCTTTATGACTGTTGAGTTGTTCAAGAAGTAAAGCTTTACTTCATACTTGTTCCAGTATTGGAAGTATAAGCtgttatattttgaatttttaaaatatttctagtGGAAATACATgtgatttataattttttttaatgtgcaGTTGACATGTTGTCATGGTCATTTCAGTTGTGACACAGAAGTTTATTTTGTAGTTAATTGTTtttatgtacaattttttttttctatttttcctcATTTAAATAGAATTCCTTGACATAATTTATGAATATTTATGGCGTGATATGTTAGATTGCAACTAATAAAGTTAAACTATGCATTTTATATTACCTAGGGAGTTGTAGATGCAAAAACTGAATTTATTAAGATGACAAACAGGGAGGCACATTTAATAAGTTTGGGTCTCAATTGcacttttttccctctctttacCTGTACCAGCGACATAGCAAATCTATTTTGATGCCTCAAACCATGATCACATTGCTATTTTAGCCAGAAAATTGCATGTTTGTTTAATTACTCACTAGAGAGAAGAGAATTATTAATGGCATGATATACCTGTAAATAAGGGGGAAGGCCTTCCAGGTCTTGACTTGAATTCTGGATGGAACTGTACGCCCACATAGAATGGATGATTTGGAAGTTCTAAAATCTGCAAGAATTTTtagaagtaataaaaaaatgaccaaaaaggaaaatcatagATATGCTCAGATTGCATATGCATACTTCCATTCTTCTGCCAGTTTCATCCTTCCCCATAAATTTCAATCCAGCAGCTTCTAGGGCTTCAACTGAATCAGGATTTACCTACAAAAAGAGAGACCTTTCAGTGttatcaacaaaaagaaaaaaaaatcaccatgcATAGTAGAAGATCGAACAGGCCTGTATTTGTTCACAACGAAGGAAAATCCCTTTTGTGACTAACCTCATATCTATGACGGTGGCGCTCATCCACATGGTCAGGGTTATTGTACCTAGAACAACAGGagattggatgaaattgaaTGCACATTTATAAGCGGTAATTTCTAATTTATCTCGGATATTTCCGTGTGACTGTTTGTATGGCTATTCCTGAATAAACTCAtctgtaccaaaaaaaaatcattgctAGACCACGCACATCCACGggattttaaaataaaagaggcCACATAGAGCATTATTTATTGACAAACAATGTACAAAGCATAAAATTATGGCAGTACAAGTCTTGACATACAGCTTAGAGGTAATACAATTATGATCGCAGAAGAAGGTCTTCCGAGACCCAAGTCTCATTGTGTTACCCATATGGGTTCTGGACCCCTATATAAAACAACAAATACATCAGAAAATCCAAGTAAAACATAGTACATTTCATTTAACGCCCTTTCTCAATAAGAACAAACAACCCACCTCTGGCATAAAAATTACGACAGGATCAGGTGTATCAGGATCAAACTCCGCACTATTTGCTTTCTCCAGTCCAAGCACCTAAGTCAATCCATAAGACTGAAGATTTAGCAATATGAATGTCACTGGCAgcatattgcaacaaaaatagttaatgcataaaataaaaatgaaagattgTTAACATACCGAACGAGCAAATTCAATAACTGATATTTGCATTCCCAAGCAAATCCCAAGATAGGGAACTTGGTTTTCTCTTGCAAACTTTGCAGCTAGTATCATTCCTTCTGTTCCACGATTCCCGAATCCACCAGGAACCAGAATACAGGCAGAATCCTgggatcatatatatataaagagagagagagagagagagaacaaagtTAATGCTCTGTCATCATGAAGTTCAATGTGTCCATCTGGGAGAATCAACCATATACAAACAAAAATTTACAGGAAATGTATAACAAGTGGGTAACGCATTATCTGTATCACCTTCAGAGTTTCCCAAGCAGCTGCATGAACTTGTGGTGCCTGTATGCATAGATGCCTAAATCAAATCCATTCAAAGCAAAAATTATAAGCCAAAGAGAAAGGTAAGCGTTCTGTACTTCTTTAGCTTTCTCATCTTCGAGATCAGAAGCTGCAACCCACTGAATTACAGGCTTCAAGGAGCATGAGATACAAGCATGTAGAAGAGCCtgattagaaaaagaaaatcagttaCTTGGCTTGAAGCATAATTTTGATATCTGgatcataaaattttgaattacaaGTTTCATCAGATTAGAAGGTCACAGTTGCCTTAATTTGAGATTGGATGAATTTGAAACATGAATTCCATCATACTGCATGTAGGTCACAACAGAGCATGTAATTCTACAAGCCCCTAAAAATAAGGAGTCAAGCATGCTACAGTCTGTGAAGCGATTCTTTTGCTGGATATGGGGTGGTATGCCACATTTTCTATAGTTACTTGTCTAAAAGACATTTATCTTTCTCGACAACGGCTCAATGTGACCCATTTTATTGACAGTTAAGGACATGGTAAACATATCCCAGGATTGAGCAAATTTGTTTCCATGGAATATAAAATAGACAAACTGAAGATCCCAATACTCGCATGGGAAGCCCTTCCATGCAGTCATTACAGTAGcttagaaataaaagaaaagagcatATTGTCATAAGAAGTTAGTATACAACAGTTAATTGCATCTTCAAAGCCCTACTGATTTTTCAATGTCTGAGTATGTATGAAGTGAGTACTTTATCATCCATGTGtagttttatttatattgtaGCCAAAAGAAATCCACATAACCAACAAACCAGCTCTACCAATTAACATCATCTTAAATAAGTTATTCTGCTGAAACCATATGAACTTTGATTGACAAGGTTGTATCAAGTATCCAAGGCACCCAAGCAACATCATACACACATACAGACACATGGAAACATTTGATTCACAGAAAACTCCAATTCCAAGTGCTGCTAAATCTTAATATACAAATCCAAAGGTGATGCAGCAACCGCACATTATGGCAGCAATAAATGCTTTTTCAGAAAATCAGTTTCCTCAAAACGGCAGAATGACATTATGCACTTGAACTAAAGATACACATAATAAAGTCATAACTGAAATACCCCTCCAGAGGTACCTTCAACACAGACAGATATGAATCTGACAATCCCGTGTATTTCCCAACCATAGCAACCTTTACCTGTGTCAACATACAACCCAGTGATTATGTAACATCatgaatcattttttaattttagaagCCATTAATTGAATAGTATAACCTTAGGCAAATAAGCTAATGGATCATAATGCTTACTGTTTCTGTAAGATTATCAAAAGTTTCTGCTCTCTTTGTCCATTCTTGGAGATCAGGTGGTCCAGCAATACTACAAGGGAACTTCAAGAATAAGTTGAtcagaaaaatttcaaatataatgCTTCCCAAATTTGGCAGATTTCTTCAAATTGTAGAGATTAGTGGTTGATAGGGGAAACACGAgaacaataaaaacaagaacCTAGTAATACGTACTGACCTTAAAAGGTTCAGTTGTTTCAAGATGGCATTATGAGCATCTTGATACTGCAAACAATAAAATCATACAATTGAGCAAGAAAACAccaatctaattttttaaaaaagaaaaatctaaaaaaaaggTATTCATGGTTAACATTTAACATTCTTAAATCTTAAACTTTAGGAATGCAtgtattacaaaataaaatatacagAATAAATGAGAGCATATATGCAATTTTCTCAGGAACACTAAATCAAAACAGGTTAATAGAAAATGCAGGTTAGGTATAGAATAGAGATTACTTACACGAAGTAAAAGGGGAACATGCCATATGTTAGGAACATCATGGATACTGAGAATATTCCCAgcctaagaaagaaaaacacatgAGAATAAGAACTTAAAAGATGTTGAACGGAACAAACACCAAGTAAAATCATAGGCCTGTACAGGAACATGGCAGAATTGCGACAACTTCTCCTTTGTTTGGTCCAACAACGGCTGAAAAAAGAGCAAAAGTTTTTACCTTTATTAGCACAACACCACGTAACTGCAAAACATCTAAGAACAACTGTTAGAAAATAGTTACTATATAATAAATGCCAAGAACTGCAAAACAGCATCATAAAATAGCATTCCATAATTTCACTCGCTAACAACAGGAAAATAAGAATATATAAGCTACATAATGATACCTATAATTAAACTCTAGAAAATTACGaaaatagaattaaaatttCCTGCAGATCCAATTTTAACATGCTTTAATGCATTGAAATAATGGTGTCATACGATTCTATAAAAAATGTTCATGACAAATATTTCATTAGTGTCACAACTCACATCTACAACATTAGGAAGTCAACTGTCAATCAAAATAATACATATTGAAATAGAAGAAACTCTGGTGAGAATCTGAAGATAAACAGGTGTCAAGATGCACTTAAAAGACAATTAGATGTTTACATAGCTCAAATTTGAGTAACAGTATGGGCATTCATCCACACACAATCACCGGCATGATCTTCTCAATGCAGTGATTTTTGTTTAATCAATATAGGCCATTCCCTAACAATTCTTGGCCTGTATAGCAGTCAAGATCATGCTTCAGACTGACAATATTTTTATAAGATAAGAGTATTAATAGAACTGGAAACCCCAAAAAAACATACATTCTTATAAGATAAGAGTACCATAGAATGAAAATATTGAGCAAAGTCAAAATCCCTAAAAAACTTCTAAAAGGCAGCATATTCACAAAAAAGCATCATGCTGATGCCTTATCTACAcctacaaaaagaaatggagataAAGGAGACATAATTGTCagcatccataaaaatcacaaTCACAAAAGCTGATAAGGTGTTACGTAACTGAACagttgaaaaaggaaacaaacaagCACAGTATATCATGTGAAGAGAAAGAAGTGGGCAAAActggaaaagaagaggaaaagtaAAAAGTTCTTGAGCTTCATCAGATTGGCGAAAGCAGGTAGCAACcagaagaaataaaaggaaTTAAATTGCAACATCCCCGTGATATCCCTAAGATGACTATCACTCTCATTCCATTTACTGCAGTGCAATGAGCACAGAAGAACCTGCAGATATGCAAATGCTGACTGCAACATAACATTTTATCCTACTGGTTCCCTAGGGAAGATTTCTTATCAATTCAATATAGTGACTAGGTTGTCTTGTTCTAGCCAGAAGCATGGCtgatacaaaacaaaaaagtaacataaatcCACAAGGCGTAGAAAAATTAGCATAATTCCCtagaacaaaaaacagaaaattacCTGAGCAGATCGACAAGCCAGTAAATGAGGCGTCAGTCCTAGTGCCCTTAATTCCCTAACGCTATGTTGAGTTGGCTTTGttttctggataaccaataacGCAAAAAGTTCAAGTGATATCCAAGAAAAGCTCCAATAATGACATCCATTGTGCAATCTCTTATAAACATGAAAGTGAAACAAGAGGCAGATAAAGTCCATCAAAACATCGATACATGGAGCAGCAAAGAGTGAAAATTACTTGCTCACCAACAACCCCCAGCACTGGTACAAGGCTGACATGAATAAGACAGAAGTTTTCTTGTCCTGAGAAAAACTAAACTCCATCAGACTGCTCATAAACCATCTGATCTACCTtcacaaacaaaagaatgaaagcaTATGACTGTGCAAAATGAAAACTAGAAAAAGCTCTTGTAAATATcttcttgaacatttttttttcctgttgtcAAGTTATACTACGCAGAATATACATGTTCAGATTTCTTTATTAGCAATAGTAAAACTTCTCAGAGAGATGTTGGATGCATAATCTACTACCTATAAGCaaactaaacaaaatcaattaaCTAAGCCAAAACTCAAGCACAAAGGAGATTAGGCACAACATATGAATAAACTGGAGATGCCCGGAAGAAAACCCGTTAGACAAAAGTACAAATTTAATCACTCACCAACTGAATAAGATAACTGTCGCAAGGCCTCGATGAATGGCATTGATTCAATGTCACCTACATATTAGCAAAGATGCCAATCAACAAAAGACTGCCAGTGAAGGTGAACATTTGGCAGTGACTAAAGCATTTCATAAAATTTCAGTTGGAAAAAATAATCTATCACCTACCTACAGTGCCCCCCAACTCAATTACACAAACATCTGCAGGACCAACTCTGCCATCAACAGGAATGACAGCTACAGATGTAATCCAGTCCTTGATTGCATCTGTAATGTGTGGAATaacctaaaaaataatgaaataacatgttTCAGCTGCATCTTACCTGATCGAAAATGTTGTAGTGTTATCCAATCATAGGGCATGATGTATATGTTGTATTTGCACTGAAAATAAGAGATATCTAAAGAGCAATACCTGAACTGTTTTCCCAAGATAATCACCTCTTCTTTCTCTGTCTATAACGGACTGAAGATAGGATACTTCAATATCAATTAAAAGAATGATTAAACTTTTCACGGGAACATAAATTCATTTCCTTATGAAACAGAATATAGTACCTGATAGATCTTTCCGGTAGTGATATTATTATCCCGAGTAAGTGTTACATCTA contains these protein-coding regions:
- the LOC116254620 gene encoding uncharacterized protein LOC116254620; amino-acid sequence: MKYVVVTGGVVSGLGKGVTASSIGVVLKACGLRVTSIKIDPYLNTDAGTISPFEHGEVFVLDDGGEVDLDLGNYERFLDVTLTRDNNITTGKIYQSVIDRERRGDYLGKTVQVIPHITDAIKDWITSVAVIPVDGRVGPADVCVIELGGTVGDIESMPFIEALRQLSYSVGQENFCLIHVSLVPVLGVVGEQKTKPTQHSVRELRALGLTPHLLACRSAQPLLDQTKEKLSQFCHVPAGNILSIHDVPNIWHVPLLLRYQDAHNAILKQLNLLSIAGPPDLQEWTKRAETFDNLTETVKVAMVGKYTGLSDSYLSVLKALLHACISCSLKPVIQWVAASDLEDEKAKEAPQVHAAAWETLKDSACILVPGGFGNRGTEGMILAAKFARENQVPYLGICLGMQISVIEFARSVLGLEKANSAEFDPDTPDPVVIFMPEGSRTHMGNTMRLGSRKTFFCDHNCITSKLYNNPDHVDERHRHRYEVNPDSVEALEAAGLKFMGKDETGRRMEILELPNHPFYVGVQFHPEFKSRPGRPSPLFTGFVLAASGRLKAYLS